From the genome of Candidatus Cloacimonas sp., one region includes:
- the murD gene encoding UDP-N-acetylmuramoyl-L-alanine--D-glutamate ligase: MLDKSKKYGILGLARSGIAAAFKLKELGITPFLSELRPAAEITGAEQLIKNFPCEFGGHTDKLLQCDCLIVSPGIPLNTPIIQKAKDRNIDLISEIELGYRIKAEDSKIIAVTGSNGKSTTVSLIQHILQQIGKKSILAGNIGDAFCSYSIEKPGIEYIVLEISSFQLDLIKDFKPDVAVLLNITPDHINRYNSFNDYVLSKMNIFRNQKETDTAVLFWDSPEIMRYAKNINARKLYFSLSAKDNIAAFLTANYIQFGSETKVPLSNFEIKGPHNYANAMAAMLAVFALIPNAQIIAEAVKGFKALPHRLEYVGSVKGVSFYNDSKATNTDSVRSALYSFTEPIRIIMGGSDKGEDYSVLTADLQKTVTKAYLTGATREKMYQTWLHKIPLECIADFETAVRKAFSDSREGDVIVLSPACASFDRFLNYEERGNFFKEIVTRIINENSQK, encoded by the coding sequence AAGTAAAAAATACGGTATTTTGGGCTTAGCCCGCAGTGGTATTGCGGCTGCCTTTAAACTGAAGGAATTGGGAATTACTCCCTTTTTAAGCGAATTGCGTCCAGCTGCGGAAATTACAGGAGCAGAGCAATTAATAAAGAACTTTCCCTGTGAGTTTGGTGGCCATACAGATAAACTACTGCAGTGTGATTGTTTAATTGTTAGTCCCGGTATTCCTCTAAATACTCCCATTATCCAAAAAGCAAAAGATAGAAACATTGACTTGATAAGCGAAATTGAATTGGGTTACAGGATAAAAGCAGAGGACTCCAAAATTATTGCTGTTACCGGTTCCAACGGGAAAAGCACAACCGTTAGTTTGATTCAGCATATTTTACAGCAGATAGGCAAAAAGTCAATTCTCGCAGGCAATATTGGTGATGCTTTTTGCAGTTACAGCATTGAAAAACCAGGGATAGAGTATATCGTTCTGGAAATAAGCAGTTTCCAGTTAGACCTGATAAAAGATTTTAAACCTGATGTGGCTGTGCTGCTAAATATTACTCCCGACCATATAAACCGGTATAATTCATTTAACGATTATGTGTTAAGCAAGATGAACATTTTTCGCAATCAAAAGGAAACAGATACGGCAGTACTTTTTTGGGACTCCCCGGAAATTATGCGTTACGCTAAAAACATAAATGCCAGAAAGCTTTATTTTTCCTTATCCGCTAAGGATAATATTGCTGCCTTCTTAACGGCTAACTACATCCAATTCGGGTCTGAAACCAAAGTGCCTCTATCCAATTTTGAAATAAAGGGACCTCATAATTATGCTAATGCAATGGCTGCAATGCTGGCAGTTTTTGCGTTAATACCTAATGCACAGATAATTGCAGAAGCGGTAAAAGGTTTTAAAGCCCTTCCACACCGTCTGGAATATGTCGGCTCGGTTAAAGGTGTTTCTTTTTACAACGATTCTAAAGCTACAAATACTGATTCGGTGCGAAGTGCATTATACAGTTTTACTGAACCTATTCGTATTATTATGGGCGGTTCGGATAAAGGAGAGGACTATAGTGTCCTAACTGCAGATTTGCAGAAAACAGTTACAAAAGCATATTTAACCGGTGCAACCAGAGAAAAGATGTATCAGACCTGGTTGCATAAAATTCCTCTGGAATGTATTGCGGATTTTGAGACCGCGGTTCGGAAAGCATTTAGCGATTCCCGCGAAGGCGATGTAATTGTTTTATCACCCGCTTGTGCCAGTTTTGACCGTTTTCTGAATTATGAAGAACGGGGAAATTTCTTTAAAGAGATTGTAACGAGGATT